One segment of Allorhodopirellula heiligendammensis DNA contains the following:
- the pstB gene encoding phosphate ABC transporter ATP-binding protein PstB, with the protein MTTTKVNPNPAGTLDLERMESLGSPDMRKQMGSAPATEDSAGTKSPTEIAISFDNFNAYYGEFQAIKNISLQIPAKQVTGFIGPSGCGKTTLLRWINRMNDIVPTARATGQLHLHDLDVLASSTDVVELRRQVGIVFQKPNPFPKSIYDNVAYGARLHLKLSRSELDDLVEWSLRKAAVWSEVKDRLRKPALGLSGGQQQRVCIARTIATGPEVLLMDEPCSALDPISTSAIEDLIFELRQQFTIVIVTHNMQQASRVSDMTAFFYQGKVVEFGTTDQVFTRPAMRQTEDYVTGKFG; encoded by the coding sequence ATGACAACAACAAAAGTTAATCCTAACCCGGCGGGCACACTGGATCTCGAACGCATGGAATCCCTCGGGTCACCTGACATGCGTAAACAAATGGGCAGTGCCCCCGCTACGGAGGATTCCGCTGGCACGAAGTCGCCGACTGAAATTGCGATTTCATTTGATAACTTCAATGCCTATTACGGTGAATTCCAAGCGATTAAGAATATCAGCTTGCAGATTCCGGCAAAGCAAGTCACCGGGTTCATTGGGCCAAGCGGTTGCGGCAAGACAACTCTTCTGCGGTGGATCAATCGCATGAACGACATCGTTCCCACCGCGCGGGCAACCGGCCAATTGCACCTACACGACTTGGATGTTTTGGCATCGAGTACGGACGTGGTGGAATTGCGTCGGCAAGTCGGAATTGTGTTTCAAAAGCCCAATCCATTCCCCAAGTCTATCTACGATAACGTCGCCTATGGGGCGCGATTGCATCTCAAACTTTCGCGATCCGAACTCGATGATTTAGTCGAGTGGTCTCTGCGTAAAGCAGCGGTTTGGAGCGAAGTCAAAGACCGTCTTCGCAAGCCCGCGCTCGGCCTCAGTGGCGGACAACAACAGCGAGTGTGCATCGCGCGAACCATTGCGACGGGGCCCGAAGTGCTGCTGATGGATGAACCTTGCTCGGCCCTCGACCCCATTTCCACCAGCGCGATCGAGGATCTGATCTTCGAACTGAGACAACAGTTCACGATCGTCATTGTGACACACAACATGCAGCAAGCATCTCGGGTTTCCGACATGACCGCATTTTTCTATCAAGGTAAGGTGGTTGAGTTTGGTACCACCGATCAGGTCTTTACCCGGCCGGCCATGAGACAAACGGAAGACTACGTCACCGGCAAATTCGGGTAA
- the phoU gene encoding phosphate signaling complex protein PhoU, with protein sequence MTKHLDRDMDRLHRDILSLCTIVEDMIGMAAMALRDGRLELCDQVTAEDDTVDRYEVAIEEECLKMLALHHPVAMDLRRIATVVKVNNDLERIADLAVNIADRARGVREYPEFPIPKGVEPMVAHVRSMVRGALDAFVHLDTAAAREVIQRDNIVDELNEHLIELLQQTMQAKSAFVIPALHCFSAIRHLARIGDHATNIAEDAIYLVDGEIIRHR encoded by the coding sequence ATGACCAAGCATCTCGATCGAGATATGGATCGATTGCACCGCGATATCCTTTCGCTGTGCACGATCGTAGAGGACATGATTGGCATGGCCGCCATGGCCCTGCGTGACGGCAGGCTGGAATTGTGCGATCAGGTGACAGCCGAGGACGATACCGTCGACCGTTATGAGGTTGCAATCGAGGAGGAGTGCTTAAAAATGTTGGCATTGCATCACCCCGTTGCCATGGATCTTCGGCGGATTGCGACAGTTGTCAAAGTGAACAATGACCTGGAGCGGATTGCTGACTTGGCAGTGAATATCGCTGACCGTGCGAGAGGTGTTCGTGAGTACCCCGAGTTCCCCATCCCCAAAGGCGTTGAGCCGATGGTAGCGCACGTGCGAAGTATGGTGCGGGGTGCCCTCGATGCGTTCGTGCACCTGGATACCGCCGCGGCCCGCGAAGTCATTCAGAGAGACAATATCGTCGATGAACTTAACGAGCACTTAATTGAACTGTTGCAGCAAACGATGCAGGCCAAAAGTGCTTTCGTCATCCCCGCACTTCATTGCTTTTCAGCAATACGACACCTCGCGAGAATTGGCGACCACGCAACGAACATTGCTGAAGATGCGATCTATCTGGTCGACGGCGAAATCATCCGACATCGGTAG
- a CDS encoding response regulator, with the protein MAKPTVLLIEDDHSLAEIVAYNLQREGYEVLLATDGEDGLRQAKLKLPGVVILDLMLPVLDGLEVCRRLRADPATAKVRVLMLTAKAEETDQLIGFSLGADDYVTKPFSVKVLMERVKSLCRRETQPPGESLVENQGIRIDPVRHSVTIHGEPVRLTRSEFRLLESLIRQPGRVFSRFELIDAALGDDTLVLERTIDVHVRSLRKKMGENAHLIETVRGVGYNFRDSAKASSWNDDQLDSSCAKSTES; encoded by the coding sequence ATGGCGAAACCAACCGTTTTATTGATTGAAGACGACCATTCTCTAGCCGAGATTGTCGCTTACAACCTACAGCGTGAAGGGTACGAAGTGCTGCTCGCTACCGACGGCGAAGATGGACTTCGACAAGCCAAGTTGAAGCTTCCTGGTGTGGTGATCCTCGACCTGATGCTACCGGTTCTCGATGGACTTGAGGTGTGCCGGCGACTACGGGCAGACCCCGCGACAGCAAAAGTTCGTGTGTTGATGCTGACGGCCAAAGCCGAAGAGACCGATCAACTGATTGGCTTTTCATTGGGTGCTGACGATTACGTCACCAAGCCATTCAGCGTCAAAGTGCTGATGGAGCGTGTCAAGTCATTGTGCCGGCGTGAAACTCAGCCTCCGGGCGAATCCTTGGTCGAGAACCAGGGCATTCGCATCGACCCGGTTCGGCATAGCGTGACCATCCACGGCGAGCCTGTCCGGCTCACACGCAGCGAGTTCCGTCTACTGGAATCGCTCATCCGCCAACCCGGCCGTGTGTTTAGCCGGTTCGAGCTCATCGATGCAGCACTCGGTGATGATACTCTCGTGCTCGAACGTACCATTGATGTTCACGTACGCTCTCTGCGTAAAAAGATGGGTGAGAACGCCCATCTGATCGAAACGGTCCGCGGCGTGGGATATAACTTTCGCGACTCCGCGAAAGCCTCGTCTTGGAATGATGATCAACTTGATTCCAGTTGTGCGAAATCAACCGAGTCCTGA